One Pararhizobium sp. IMCC3301 DNA segment encodes these proteins:
- a CDS encoding glutamine synthetase family protein: MSGNLTFDALKKAFAAGEIDTVLTVQVDMQGRLLGKRFHASNFIESAHQETHACNYLIATDMEMEAVEGYAATSWAAGYGDYVMRPDMTTLRRIPWLDGTAMVMCDVEDHHSHKDVPHSPRAVLKKQIARLEEMGMKPMMASELEFFLFHESYREAHQNGYRGINLIGPYNEDYHIFQTTKEEDVMRAIRNGLYGAGIAVECSKGEASAGQEEINVKYSDALTSADNHAIVKNGCKEIAWSKGKALTFMAKWDNASAGSSSHIHQSLWSLKGKPLFLDESGEYGMSKLMRHYVAGLLRHASAVTYFLAPNINSYKRFVAGTFAPTKAIWSPDNRTAGYRLCAEKTKGIRVECRVGGSDLNPHLAFAAQLAAGLDGIANELELEPAYVGDAYEGKDVREIPKTLRAAAEALDRSDMLRAALGNDVVDHYVRAARREQEVFDSRVTDWEIFRGFERS; this comes from the coding sequence ATGTCTGGAAATTTGACTTTCGATGCGCTGAAAAAGGCGTTTGCCGCAGGAGAGATTGACACTGTTCTGACGGTGCAGGTGGATATGCAGGGGCGGTTGCTGGGCAAACGGTTCCATGCTTCCAACTTCATCGAAAGCGCCCATCAGGAAACCCATGCATGCAATTATCTGATTGCCACCGACATGGAGATGGAAGCGGTTGAGGGCTATGCCGCAACCTCGTGGGCAGCCGGCTATGGCGACTATGTGATGCGCCCGGACATGACCACATTGCGCCGCATTCCGTGGCTCGATGGCACCGCCATGGTGATGTGCGATGTGGAAGATCATCACAGCCACAAAGATGTGCCGCACAGCCCCCGCGCCGTGCTGAAAAAGCAGATTGCGCGGCTGGAAGAGATGGGCATGAAACCGATGATGGCGTCGGAGCTGGAGTTTTTCCTGTTCCATGAAAGCTATCGCGAAGCCCATCAGAACGGCTATCGCGGCATCAATCTGATCGGTCCGTACAATGAGGATTACCACATCTTCCAGACCACCAAGGAAGAGGATGTGATGCGCGCGATCCGCAATGGATTGTATGGTGCCGGTATTGCCGTGGAATGTTCCAAGGGCGAGGCCTCAGCCGGTCAGGAAGAGATCAATGTCAAATATTCCGACGCACTGACATCGGCCGACAATCATGCCATCGTCAAGAATGGCTGCAAGGAAATCGCCTGGTCAAAAGGCAAGGCGCTGACCTTCATGGCGAAATGGGATAATGCCTCGGCGGGATCGTCCTCGCATATCCACCAGTCGCTGTGGAGCCTGAAGGGCAAGCCGCTGTTTCTCGATGAAAGCGGCGAATATGGCATGTCGAAACTGATGCGGCATTATGTGGCCGGACTTTTGAGGCATGCCAGCGCCGTGACCTATTTTCTGGCGCCGAATATCAATTCCTACAAACGCTTTGTTGCCGGCACGTTTGCCCCGACCAAGGCGATCTGGAGCCCGGACAACCGCACCGCCGGATACAGGCTGTGCGCCGAGAAAACCAAAGGCATTCGCGTCGAATGCCGGGTCGGCGGTTCCGATCTCAATCCGCATCTGGCCTTCGCGGCGCAACTGGCGGCAGGGCTCGACGGAATTGCAAACGAGCTGGAGCTGGAACCGGCCTATGTTGGTGACGCCTATGAAGGCAAGGACGTGCGGGAAATTCCCAAAACCCTGCGCGCTGCGGCCGAAGCGCTGGACCGCTCGGATATGTTGCGCGCCGCGCTTGGCAATGACGTGGTTGACCATTATGTCCGTGCAGCCCGGCGGGAACAGGAAGTATTCGACTCCCGTGTCACCGACTGGGAAATTTTTCGCGGCTTTGAACGCTCGTAA
- a CDS encoding iron-containing alcohol dehydrogenase: protein MVAKANWSYPTAIRFGAGRIKELADACKATGMKKPLLVTDKGLASLPITAATLELMQDAGLGRGLFSDVDPNPDEHNLADGIKAFKAGGHDGIIAFGGGSGLDLGKLVALMAGQSISVWDLEDVGDWWTRADADAIQPIIAVPTTAGTGSEVGRAGVLTNSQTEMKKIIFHPKILPSIVICDPELTVGMPKMITAGTGMDAFAHCLEAYCSPHYHPMSQGIALEGMRLVKDNLLRAWQDGTDLEARANMMSAAAMGATAFQKGLGAIHAISHPIGAIYHTHHGTTNAVVMQPVLTFNRAAVEERLGRAAAYLGIGTNFDEFYEFVGELNAALGIPANLTALGVKNPDLERLTAMALEDPSVGGNPVEMNVENTRALFEACF, encoded by the coding sequence ATGGTTGCCAAAGCCAACTGGAGCTACCCCACCGCCATTCGCTTCGGTGCCGGGCGCATCAAGGAACTGGCCGATGCCTGCAAGGCAACCGGTATGAAAAAGCCGCTGCTGGTCACCGACAAGGGGCTGGCAAGCCTGCCGATTACCGCTGCGACGCTGGAGCTTATGCAAGATGCCGGGCTTGGGCGCGGCCTGTTCAGTGATGTTGATCCCAATCCCGATGAGCACAATCTTGCCGATGGCATCAAGGCGTTCAAGGCGGGCGGTCATGACGGCATCATCGCCTTTGGCGGCGGCTCGGGGCTTGATCTGGGCAAGCTGGTTGCGCTGATGGCAGGCCAGTCGATCTCGGTGTGGGATCTGGAAGATGTTGGCGACTGGTGGACCCGCGCCGATGCGGATGCCATTCAGCCCATCATAGCGGTGCCGACGACAGCGGGAACCGGATCGGAAGTCGGCCGCGCCGGGGTTCTGACGAATTCGCAAACGGAAATGAAAAAGATCATTTTTCACCCGAAGATCCTGCCCTCCATCGTGATCTGCGATCCTGAACTGACCGTCGGCATGCCGAAAATGATTACCGCCGGCACCGGCATGGACGCCTTTGCGCATTGCCTGGAAGCCTATTGTTCGCCGCATTACCACCCCATGTCCCAGGGCATCGCGCTGGAAGGCATGCGGCTGGTGAAAGATAATCTGCTGCGCGCCTGGCAGGACGGCACCGATCTGGAAGCCCGCGCCAACATGATGAGCGCGGCAGCGATGGGTGCCACCGCGTTTCAAAAGGGCCTGGGCGCGATCCATGCCATCTCCCACCCCATCGGCGCGATCTATCACACCCATCATGGCACCACTAATGCAGTGGTGATGCAGCCGGTGCTGACTTTCAACCGCGCCGCTGTGGAAGAACGCCTTGGACGCGCCGCCGCCTATCTGGGCATCGGCACCAACTTTGACGAATTTTACGAATTTGTCGGCGAGTTGAATGCGGCGCTTGGCATTCCCGCCAATCTGACAGCGCTTGGGGTGAAAAATCCCGATCTGGAGCGGCTGACGGCGATGGCGCTGGAGGACCCCAGCGTTGGCGGCAATCCGGTTGAGATGAATGTTGAGAATACGCGGGCGT
- a CDS encoding aldehyde dehydrogenase family protein, giving the protein MTTLTCTSPIDGSVFATRDTHSFADVQQMLDTARQAQALWSQRSVSERSAIVLKAIDALAAVNDEITLEIAHMMGRPVRYGGEIGGVRERAGYMATIAEDALAPITIEDSDSFHRFIAREPVGVVFVVAPWNYPYLTAVNCIAPALIAGNAVMLKHATQTLLAGERFAAAFQEAGLPDGLFHALYLSHDDTSALISAKSFDFINFTGSVNGGREMERAAAGTFTAMGLELGGKDPAYVRADADLDAAVDTLIDGAMFNSGQCCCGIERIYVHESLFDDFVARAKTLVESYKLGDPLQQETTLGPMAHLRFADEVRAQIREAVAAGATALIDPGLFPADSGDSAYLAPQILVDVDHSMRVMRDESFGPVVGIMKVSSDEEAIKLMNDSEFGLTASLWTKDAEVAQRIGRAIQTGTVYMNRCDYLDPALCWTGCKQTGRGASLSVLGYQSVTRPKSYHLKKA; this is encoded by the coding sequence ATGACAACGCTTACCTGTACTTCGCCGATTGACGGCAGCGTTTTTGCGACACGGGACACGCACAGCTTTGCCGATGTGCAGCAGATGCTGGATACCGCCCGGCAGGCGCAGGCGCTGTGGTCACAGCGCAGCGTCAGCGAACGCAGTGCCATCGTGCTGAAAGCGATTGATGCGCTGGCAGCGGTGAATGACGAGATCACTTTGGAAATTGCCCATATGATGGGCCGCCCGGTGCGCTATGGCGGGGAAATCGGCGGTGTGCGGGAACGCGCCGGCTATATGGCGACCATCGCCGAGGATGCGCTGGCACCAATCACGATTGAAGACAGTGACAGTTTCCACCGCTTTATCGCGCGCGAGCCGGTGGGTGTGGTGTTTGTCGTTGCGCCGTGGAACTATCCCTATCTGACGGCGGTCAATTGCATTGCGCCGGCGCTGATTGCCGGCAATGCGGTGATGCTGAAACATGCCACGCAGACGCTGCTGGCCGGCGAGCGCTTTGCCGCCGCATTTCAGGAAGCCGGTCTGCCGGACGGGTTGTTCCACGCGCTATACCTTAGCCATGACGATACCAGTGCGCTGATCAGCGCGAAAAGTTTTGACTTCATCAACTTCACCGGATCGGTCAATGGCGGGCGCGAAATGGAGCGTGCCGCCGCCGGCACTTTCACCGCCATGGGGCTGGAGCTGGGCGGCAAGGACCCGGCCTATGTGCGCGCCGATGCGGATCTCGACGCGGCGGTCGATACGCTGATTGACGGCGCGATGTTCAATTCCGGGCAGTGCTGCTGCGGCATTGAACGGATTTACGTGCACGAAAGCCTGTTCGACGATTTTGTCGCCCGGGCGAAGACGCTGGTGGAGAGCTACAAGCTGGGCGATCCGCTGCAGCAGGAAACCACTTTGGGACCGATGGCGCATCTGCGCTTTGCCGATGAAGTGCGCGCCCAGATCCGGGAAGCCGTTGCCGCCGGTGCCACGGCACTGATCGATCCGGGCCTGTTTCCCGCCGATAGCGGTGACAGCGCTTATCTTGCGCCGCAGATCCTGGTCGATGTCGATCATTCAATGCGGGTGATGCGCGATGAAAGCTTTGGCCCTGTGGTTGGCATCATGAAAGTCTCGTCCGATGAGGAAGCCATCAAGCTGATGAATGATTCCGAGTTCGGGCTGACCGCATCGCTATGGACCAAGGACGCGGAAGTGGCGCAACGCATTGGCCGCGCCATCCAGACCGGTACGGTCTACATGAATCGCTGCGATTATCTGGATCCGGCGCTGTGCTGGACCGGCTGCAAGCAGACCGGGCGAGGCGCGTCGCTTTCGGTACTGGGCTATCAGAGCGTCACCCGACCCAAATCATACCACTTGAAGAAGGCCTGA